GCCCTACCGGCGGTACGCCTCACGCAGGAACGCCAGCGCGGCGCCGAACATCGCGAGGTTGCCGAAGAAGGCGAGGCGCTCGCCGCTGGCGTCGCCCTCCTCGTTCCAGAAGTCGTGCATCGTCGTCGTCACCACCGCGAGGAACGTGGCGGCGCCGCCGGTGGCGATCCGCGGGAACCGCCACAGCGCGATGCCGAGACCACACACCAGCATCATCCCCGAGGCGAACGGCGCCGCCAGTTCGGGCACCGGGACGCCCGCGGACTCGGCGTACTCGACGGTGTCGTCCATGTCGCGGAAGTCCTCCGAGGCCTGCAGCGCGAGAC
The DNA window shown above is from Halobaculum marinum and carries:
- a CDS encoding DoxX family protein, yielding MSETLASAPSTESDSPDEQASADHRSLSRVGRVLFGLGLALQASEDFRDMDDTVEYAESAGVPVPELAAPFASGMMLVCGLGIALWRFPRIATGGAATFLAVVTTTMHDFWNEEGDASGERLAFFGNLAMFGAALAFLREAYRR